One window of the Rosa rugosa chromosome 3, drRosRugo1.1, whole genome shotgun sequence genome contains the following:
- the LOC133737269 gene encoding disease resistance protein RUN1-like, with protein sequence MATQPEAPSTSSSTHTASCTYDVFLSFRGKDTRYGFTGHLYSALEKKGIKTFMDNKLDRGEEISRSLLDTIERSKIAIVVFSENFAFSRWCLDELVKILQCKLKQQIVRVVFYKVQPCHVRSQTESFGEALADHEKRFKEHREKTESSASCQQKRSFDQAFGDPESTFRQNMDTLAKWRSSLTEAAGLSGCHYSTGYTSNNHN encoded by the coding sequence ATGGCCACTCAACCAGAAGCCCCTTCCACTTCTTCTTCCACTCATACAGCTTCTTGTACATACGATGTCTTCCTGAGTTTTAGAGGAAAGGATACCCGCTACGGCTTTACGGGGCATTTGTACAGCGCGTTGGAAAAGAAGGGAATTAAAACTTTCATGGACAACAAACTTGACAGAGGGGAAGAAATATCAAGATCTCTTCTTGATACAATTGAAAGGTCTAAAATTGCAATCGTCGTATTCTCTGAAAACTTTGCATTCTCACGGTGGTGTTTGGATGAATTAGTTAAAATTCTTCAATGTAAATTGAAGCAACAGATAGTTCGAGTGGTTTTCTACAAGGTACAACCCTGCCACGTGCGGAGCCAAACAGAATCTTTTGGTGAGGCGCTTGCCGATCATGAGAAGAGATTCAAGGAACACAGAGAGAAAACGGAATCTTCTGCTTCTTGTCAACAAAAACGTAGTTTTGACCAGGCATTTGGTGACCCTGAATCCACGTTTAGACAAAACATGGACACGTTGGCCAAATGGAGGAGCTCTCTTACCGAAGCAGCGGGCTTGTCTGGATGTCATTACTCCACAGGGTATACTTCTAACAATCATAATTAA